In Chloroflexota bacterium, the DNA window CACACTGCATACACGGACGCGGAAACCAGTACGCGCCGGCGATTTTGTTATCGCGATTCTCAAATACCTTGATCCACTCTTGACCGGGTGGCACAAAGTGCATCGCACTGCACGCCGCCGTACACTCCTTGCAGCCATCGCATTTGGCGAGATCAATGACCATCACCCAGCGATGCTTGCCGGGCGCGGCGGCAAGCGCGTCATGCGCGCGATGCATCGGCTCGCCGCTTGCATCGAGCAACTCGCCGGTCGTTTGCGCGTTGGCGCGAAACGCCGGAATCCGCGCAACCGTCGCGCCGACCGCGTTCAGCAAATCATCGAAGGTATGACTGCGCGCCGCGCCGAGCGTGGTCGCCGCGCCAGCCAACAGTGCGCCGAGTTTCAAGAATTGTCGCCGAGAAAATCGAGGTGCCATATTTGTCCTACTCCTCAGAGAGATTTGTGACGGATCATCCTTGCGAAGGTTGTTTGGCTCTGACGCTTTGCAAGGTTTTGCGCATCGCGGATCACACCGGCGCGCGGATCGCCGCCACCAAATCCTGGGTCGTGACCATGCGCCGTTGTTCCTGGTGATAAATGTGCAACTGATTGTCAATCAAACTCAGGTGAATGATTCGCAGGTTCTTCCTTTCGTACGCGAGCCGCGTAAGCCCCATCATTAACTTGATGTCCGCACCGTCGCCGTTGCCTTCGACCAGAACCACGTCCGGGTCGAGCGCGCGCACTTGCATCAGCGCAGTGTGCGGGTCCGTCTCCAGACCAACCAGGTCGAATCCTTCACGGCGCAACACGAGATTCACGGCTTCGCAGACGAGCCGGTTCACACAAATCAAAAAGACGCGCGGGCAATCCATTAGCGACCTTCTTGCTTGGCGGTGAGACGCAACCCCAGCGAGTCGGCAATGATGTACGCACTGCCCATCACCAGACCAAGAATGAGGATGAGAAAATCCATTTGCAAAGGAAATGATTTTTGCGGCGTGGTCTGCGCGGCAATCACGTTGACCATCCCGCGCTTGGCGTGATCCGTCTGCTCACACTCGATGCGATAAACACCTGGCTCGAGCGTGAATTGAACGGGCTGGGATGTGTGGGAACCGATGACCGGGCTTGCGGCGACATTCGCCTTGTCGGCGCTTTCGTAGGACTGAACGATCAATTTATGCGGCAATTCGCCGGCGTTGGTGATCACCAGTGTGACCGCTTTGCCCGGCGCTACGACAAATTGCGACAGATTGATTTGATAATCCTTGAGCGTCACTTGGACAATTTGGGGCTCCGCCGATGCGCCCGTGTTGCCGGCGACGACGAACACAAGCAACAGCATAACTGTTACTGCGATCAAGACCTTGACCGGATGTGCCATTCTTCCCTCCCCTCGACACGCGAGGTCTGCCGAACCTCAGTGTCCAACACCAGAGTAATCCTTCTACGCGTCGAGGACAATCGTCTAGACAATGAATGCACAACAAAAAAGACGCTCACTTTTGAGCGTCTGGCTACGACAATCTGATTACGCGTGTAGTTAAATTCACGACACGCGGTCGAGTAAACCTTTACGCATGGCGTACTGCATCAGTTCAGCACGACTATGCAGGTTCAGTCGCTGCATGATGCGCGTGCGGTGAGTCTGCACCGTGCTGGGGCTAATGACCAACTTGTCGGCGATGGCTTGGTTCGTATGTCCTTCCGCGATCAATTTGAGAACCTCGCGTTCGCGCACCGTCAAGCCGTCGTAACTGTTCTTTTCCTCGCCCGATTGCACCCGCGCGAGATAATCGTTGACGAGCCGGCGCGCGACCGACGGATACAAGAACACATCGCCGGCATAAACCGCGCGAATCGCCGCGAGCAAATCGGCGGACGCGGCTTTTTTCAACACATAGCCCGATGCGCCGGCGTTGAGCAACTGGAAAAAATATTCGTCGCTCTCGTACATCGTCAAGCCGATCACGTGAATCTGCGGAAAATCGCGCTTGATGGCGCGCGTTGCCTCCAAGCCATTCAGGTGCGGCATCGCAATGTCAATCAGTACGACATCCGGCTTTAGTTCGCGCACCTTGGCGACCGCCTCCTGCCCGTCCGCCGCTTCACCCACAACTTGAATGTCCGGCTGCGCCTCCAGCAAAATCCGCACCCCTTCGCGCACGATGGTGTGATCGTCCGCCACCAAGACTCGAATTTTGTTCATCCCTCTTCCTTCATCCTTTGCGTTGGCATCGTTATCACAATCCGCGTCCCGCGTCCTGGGTGTGAAACGATTTCAAAGGCGCCGTCGGCGAGCGTCGCGCGTTCTTGCATGCCGAGCAACCCGAATCCGCGACCATCCTTGTCAGAATTGAACACCGTCGTTGGATCGAAACCGCGTCCGTCATCTTGAACGACGACTTGTACCGCCGCATCGCGGAATTCGAGCGCGAGTTCGACGTGTTGCGCTGCTGCGTGATTCGCAATGTTGTTGATCGCTTCTTGCGCGATACGAAATAAGGCGATTTCTAATTCGGGCGGAAGACGCCGCGCCGTACCGTGCACGGTCACTTGAACCGCGACGCCGCGCGGAACAAGATGTTCTTCCGCATACGACCGCATCGCGGCAATCAGACCCAGGTCGTCGAGGACAATCGGACGAAGATCGAGAATCAATTCATGCGTTTGCTCCAACGCGCGCGTCGCTAGAATTTTCGCGTTCAATAGTCGTTCTTTCAATCCATCCAATTGCGGTGGCAGCGCGCCCTCCGCGGCTTCCATGCCCATGGTCATCGCGCTGAGCGCCTGACCCAATTGATCG includes these proteins:
- a CDS encoding response regulator transcription factor; the protein is MNKIRVLVADDHTIVREGVRILLEAQPDIQVVGEAADGQEAVAKVRELKPDVVLIDIAMPHLNGLEATRAIKRDFPQIHVIGLTMYESDEYFFQLLNAGASGYVLKKAASADLLAAIRAVYAGDVFLYPSVARRLVNDYLARVQSGEEKNSYDGLTVREREVLKLIAEGHTNQAIADKLVISPSTVQTHRTRIMQRLNLHSRAELMQYAMRKGLLDRVS
- a CDS encoding cupredoxin domain-containing protein, which produces MAHPVKVLIAVTVMLLLVFVVAGNTGASAEPQIVQVTLKDYQINLSQFVVAPGKAVTLVITNAGELPHKLIVQSYESADKANVAASPVIGSHTSQPVQFTLEPGVYRIECEQTDHAKRGMVNVIAAQTTPQKSFPLQMDFLILILGLVMGSAYIIADSLGLRLTAKQEGR